A genomic stretch from Arachis stenosperma cultivar V10309 chromosome 3, arast.V10309.gnm1.PFL2, whole genome shotgun sequence includes:
- the LOC130967886 gene encoding HVA22-like protein k → MALHTQVVGLAQLLCPLNSNIVLKTACCSIGIVIPVYSTFKAIESKDQNDQHKWLLYWAAYGSFSVAEMFAEKLLSWFPLYYHMKFAFLVWLQLPTINGAKQLYTDHLRPFLLRHQARLDHVVDVVYGEMSKFVIAHQVEFQLARSLLMNILVTANQMVRSIILPARREPNRIEGPKRPPVQDSESDEE, encoded by the exons ATGGCTCTTCACACCCAG GTTGTTGGGTTGGCACAGCTTCTTTGCCCTCTTAATTCCAACATTGTTCTCAAAACAGCATG CTGTTCTATAGGGATTGTGATACCCGTTTACTCTACCTTTAAGGCTATTGAGAGTAAAGACCAAAATGATCAGCACAAGTGGTTATTGTATTGGGCAG CTTATGGATCTTTTAGTGTAGCAGaaatgtttgcagaaaagtTACTTTCCTG GTTTCCACTCTATTACCACATGAAGTTTGCATTTCTTGTTTGGCTACAGCTTCCCACTATTAAT GGTGCAAAACAACTCTACACGGATCATTTGCGTCCATTCCTGTTAAGGCATCAAGCTAGACTTGATCATGTTGTCGACGTTGTGTATGGTGAAATG AGTAAATTTGTCATTGCACACCAGGTGGAATTTCAACTTGCAAGATCTCTACTAATGAACATTTTAGTGACAG CAAATCAAATGGTAAGGAGTATCATTCTACCGGCTAGAAGGGAACCAAATCGTATCGAAGGACCGAAGAGGCCACCGGTTCAGGATTCTGAATCAGACGAAGAGTGA
- the LOC130970016 gene encoding arabinosyltransferase RRA3-like, with the protein MIGRREGALMRNNGSHSLWKSKVVTAVAIGVLIGCVFAFLFPNGFFYSVPTSTPNRHLSLAGSKTQENPAECESSDRLNMLKSELVAVSDKNAELKKQARELTERLRFAEQGKDPAQKQFLALGKQQKAGPFGTVKGLRTNPTVVPDESVNPRLAKLLQKIAVKQELIVALANRNVKEMLEVWFTNIKRVNITNYLVVALDEEIEQFCQSNQVPVYKRDPDAAVDNIGKTGGNHKVSGLKFRILREFLQLGYGVLLSDVDIVYLQNPFDHLYRDSDVESMSDGHDNRTAYGYNDVFDEPAMGWARYAHTMRIWVYNSGFFYIRPTIPSIELLDRVATRLSQEDAWDQAVFNEELFFPSHPGYEGLHAARRTMDMYLFMNSKVLFKTVRNDAKLSKLKPVIVHVNYHPDKLPRMKAVVEFYVNGKQDALKAFPEGSNW; encoded by the exons ATGATTGGACGCAGAGAAGGAGCATTGATGAGGAACAACGGTTCCCATTCTCTTTGGAAATCGAAGGTTGTAACCGCCGTAGCAATTGGGGTCCTCATTGGTTGCGTCTTCGCGTTCTTGTTCCCAAATGGTTTCTTCTACTCTGTTCCCACTTCAACCCCAAATCGCCACCTTTCTCTTGCCGGATCCAAAACCCAG GAAAATCCAGCTGAATGTGAATCCTCTGATCGGCTCAACATGTTGAAATCAGAGTTGGTGGCAGTATCAGATAAAAATGCTGAGCTGAAAAAACAGGCGAGGGAATTGACAGAGAGGCTGCGATTTGCGGAGCAAGGGAAAGATCCGGCTCAAAAGCAGTTTCTTGCATTGGGTAAACAGCAAAAAGCTGGACCTTTTGGTACCGTCAAGGGATTAAGAACTAACCCTACTGTTGTTCCTGATGAATCCGTGAACCCAAGGTTGGCAAAGCTATTACAGAAAATCGCAGTTAAACAAGAGCTTATAGTTGCGCTTGCAAACAGAAATGTGAAGGAAATGCTGGAGGTCTGGTTCACCAACATCAAGAGAGTAAACATAACCAATTATCTGGTTGTTGCTTTAGATGAAGAGATTGAACAGTTCTGCCAATCAAATCAAGTCCCAGTGTATAAGAGAGATCCGGATGCAGCTGTCGATAACATTGGCAAGACAGGAGGGAACCATAAGGTCTCAGGGCTTAAATTCCGTATTCTAAGAGAATTTTTGCAGTTGGGGTATGGTGTTCTTCTATCAGATGTGGACATTGTATATTTGCAAAATCCCTTCGATCATCTATATCGGGATTCAGATGTGGAGTCCATGAGTGATGGCCATGATAACAGGACGGCTTACGGTTATAACGATGTCTTTGATGAACCTGCAATGGGTTGGGCTCGATATGCACATACCATGAGGATATGGGTGTACAACTCTGGTTTCTTCTATATCAGACCAACAATTCCCTCCATTGAACTTTTGGATCGTGTGGCAACTAGACTTTCCCAGGAGGATGCATGGGATCAGGCAGTTTTCAACGAGGAGCTCTTTTTCCCCTCGCATCCAGGCTATGAAGGGCTACATGCTGCAAGAAGAACTATGGATATGTATCTGTTCATGAACAGCAAGGTTCTTTTCAAGACAGTGAGGAATGATGCTAAGCTAAGCAAGTTGAAACCGGTAATTGTTCATGTGAATTACCACCCTGATAAGCTTCCGCGAATGAAAGCGGTTGTCGAATTCTATGTCAACGGGAAGCAGGATGCTCTCAAAGCTTTCCCTGAAGGCTCAAATTGGTAA